The following proteins come from a genomic window of Lolium rigidum isolate FL_2022 chromosome 5, APGP_CSIRO_Lrig_0.1, whole genome shotgun sequence:
- the LOC124651896 gene encoding T-complex protein 1 subunit beta: MERVLKDDAVQEKGERARMASFVGAMAIADLVKTTLGPKGMDKILQSTGRGRTVTVTNDGATILKSLHIDNPAAKVLVDISKVQDDEVGDGTTSVVVLAGELLREAEKLVNMKIHPMTIIAGYRMAAECARNALLQKTMDNGENIDKFRSDLMNIAMTTLSSKILSQDKEYFAELAVDAVLRLKGSTNLESIQILKKPGGSLKDSFLDEGFILDKKIGLGQPKRIENANILVANTAMDTDKVKIYGARVRVDSMSKVADIEAAEKQKMREKVNKIIGHGINCFVNRQLIYNFPEELFADAGILAVEHADFEGIERLALVTGGDIASTFDNPESVKLGHCKLIEEIMIGEDRLIHFSGVAMGQACTIVLRGASEHVLDEAERSLHDALCVLSQTVKDTRVIFGGGWPEMVMAKEVDELARKTPGKKSHAIDAFSRALQAIPTIIADNAGLDSAELISQLRAEHHKENSTAGIDVITGGLGDMQKRGICEAFKVKQAIILSATEAAEMILRVDEIITCAPRRREDRM, encoded by the exons atggagagggtgCTCAAGGATGACGCCGTCCAGGAGAAGGGCGAGCGCGCCAGGATG GCTTCTTTCGTAGGTGCCATGGCGATCGCCGACTTGGTCAAGACCACACTGGGACCAAAAGGAATG GACAAGATCCTTCAATCAACTGGCAGAGGGCGGACAGTCACTGTTACAAATGACGGTGCTACCATTTTGAAGTCCCTTCATATCGACAATCCTGCTGCCAAGGTCCTTGTTG ACATCTCAAAAGTCCAAGATGATGAAGTTGGTGATGGAACGACTTCTGTTGTTGTTTTGGCTGGAGAACTTTTGAGGGAGGCTGAGAAGCTGGTTAACATGAAAATTCATCCCATGACTATTATTGCAG GTTACAGAATGGCTGCTGAGTGTGCCAGAAATGCTTTGCTACAGAAGACCATGGACAACGGAGAAAATATAG ATAAGTTCAGATCAGATCTCATGAACATTGCTATGACTACACTTAGTTCAAAAATTCTGTCCCAGGACAAGGAGTACTTTGCTGAACTTGCAGTTGATGCTGTCCTAAGGCTTAAG GGTAGCACCAACTTGGAATCAATCCAAATTCTGAAGAAACCTGGAGGGTCTCTCAAGGATTCCTTTTTGGACGAAGG GTTCATTCTTGATAAGAAGATTGGTCTTGGGCAACCAAAGAGAATTGAAAATGCTAATATTTTGGTTGCAAATACTGCTATGGACACAGACAAAGTTAAGATCTATGGAGCACGTGTCCGAGTGGATTCGATGTCAAAGGTTGCAGATATCGAAGCTGCTGAAAAGCAGAAGATGAGAGAGAAAGTTAATAAGATCATTGGTCATGGAATCAACTGCTTTGTCAACAGGCAGTTAATCTATAACTTCCCTGAAGAACTTTTTGCTGATGCTGGTATACTTGCAGTCGAGCATGCTGACTTTGAGGGCATCGAGCGGCTAGCTCTTGTCACTGGTGGTGATATCGCATCAACTTTTGACAACCCAGAATCTGTTAAGCTTGGGCACTGTAAGCTCATTGAAGAGATTATGATTGGGGAGGACAGGCTGATACATTTTTCTGGGGTTGCAATGGGGCAAGCTTGCACCATTGTCCTGAGGGGAGCAAG TGAGCACGTGCTTGATGAGGCGGAGAGGTCCCTGCATGATGCCTTGTGTGTGCTTTCTCAGACAGTAAAGGACACACGTGTCATATTTGGCGGCGGATGGCCTGAAATGGTGATGGCCAAAGAGGTGGATGAACTTGCAAGGAAGACCCCTGGGAAGAAAtctcatgcaatcgatgctttttcACGTGCCCTGCAAGCCATACCGACAATCATTGCTGACAATGCTGGTCTGGACAGTGCCGAGCTGATCTCCCAGCTCCGAGCTGAGCACCACAAAGAGAATAGCACTGCTGGAATCGATGTCATCACGGGCGGC CTAGGAGACATGCAAAAGCGCGGGATATGCG